From Pseudomonadota bacterium, a single genomic window includes:
- a CDS encoding ABC transporter ATP-binding protein gives MDPIVCIRQLSKTYASGFRALKALDLEIRRGEIFALLGPNGAGKTTLISIVCGIVNPSSGTVNADGHDIIRDFRAARSKLGLVPQELSTDAFENVWATVNFSRGLFGKAPDPAYLERVLRELSLWEKRDSKIMTLSGGMKRRVLIAKALAHEPRILFLDEPTAGVDVNLRRDMWTMVGRLREQGVTIILTTHYIEEAEAMADRIGVIHKGELILVEDKNTLMAKLGKKQLKLTLRAPLDQLPAELSDFALELADANRALVYAFDAQREETGIASLLERLRALDIDFKDLHTSQSSLQDIFVSLVHEPAEQPA, from the coding sequence GTGGATCCGATCGTTTGCATTCGTCAGCTGAGCAAGACCTACGCGTCCGGCTTCCGCGCGCTGAAGGCGCTCGACCTCGAGATTCGGCGTGGGGAGATCTTTGCGCTGCTGGGCCCAAACGGCGCTGGCAAGACGACGCTGATCAGCATCGTCTGCGGCATCGTCAACCCTAGCAGCGGCACGGTCAACGCGGACGGCCACGACATCATCCGCGACTTCCGGGCCGCGCGCTCCAAGCTTGGCCTGGTGCCGCAAGAGCTCTCGACCGACGCGTTCGAGAACGTCTGGGCCACGGTCAACTTCAGCCGCGGCCTCTTCGGCAAGGCCCCGGACCCCGCCTACCTCGAGCGGGTGCTGCGGGAGCTCTCGCTGTGGGAAAAGAGAGACAGCAAGATCATGACGCTGTCGGGTGGCATGAAGCGACGGGTCTTGATCGCCAAGGCCCTGGCCCACGAGCCGCGAATCCTGTTTCTCGATGAGCCGACGGCCGGCGTCGACGTCAACCTACGACGCGACATGTGGACGATGGTGGGCCGCCTCCGAGAACAGGGCGTCACGATCATCCTGACGACGCACTATATCGAGGAGGCCGAAGCGATGGCTGACCGCATCGGCGTGATCCACAAGGGCGAGCTGATCCTCGTCGAGGACAAGAACACGCTGATGGCCAAGCTCGGCAAGAAGCAACTCAAGCTGACCCTGCGAGCGCCGCTCGACCAGCTCCCGGCCGAGCTCTCGGACTTCGCGCTCGAGCTCGCCGATGCCAATCGCGCGCTGGTCTATGCTTTCGACGCGCAACGAGAGGAGACGGGCATCGCCTCGCTGCTGGAGCGACTGCGCGCGCTCGACATCGACTTCAAAGACCTCCATACCAGCCAGAGTTCGCTTCAGGACATCTTCGTCAGCCTCGTGCACGAGCCGGCGGAGCAGCCAGCATGA
- a CDS encoding SCO family protein codes for MIPAPAATAPTSAANPSTPTLDPAHRAPWYRNPWLWAAVIALLTLPALRPLLRRVPPPPPRLAQLPAFTLLDQQGRRFGSSALRGHVYVASFFFTRCPSVCPKLMQALHRLQQQYDRYAVDVRLVSISVDPEHDRPERLRAYAARYGADASRWTFLTGTEQAIRSLVGTGFQTHMGQPVPEGSGLIDIAHSAGLVLVDQQGWIRGRYGTDLDGLEEVLHRSMHVLLEDRR; via the coding sequence ATGATCCCAGCGCCCGCGGCGACGGCGCCGACCTCAGCCGCGAACCCGTCGACCCCTACGCTCGACCCCGCGCATCGCGCCCCGTGGTACCGCAACCCCTGGCTCTGGGCGGCCGTCATCGCTCTGCTCACCTTGCCGGCGCTGCGCCCGCTGCTGCGACGCGTGCCCCCGCCACCGCCGCGCCTGGCTCAGCTCCCGGCCTTCACGCTACTGGATCAGCAAGGTCGGCGCTTCGGCAGCAGCGCGCTGCGTGGACACGTTTACGTCGCCAGCTTCTTCTTCACGCGCTGCCCCTCCGTCTGCCCCAAGCTCATGCAAGCCCTTCATCGGCTGCAGCAGCAGTACGATCGCTATGCCGTCGACGTGCGCCTGGTCAGCATCTCGGTCGATCCCGAGCACGACAGGCCCGAGCGCCTCCGGGCCTACGCCGCGCGCTACGGCGCCGACGCGAGCCGCTGGACCTTCCTCACCGGCACCGAGCAGGCCATCCGCTCGCTCGTCGGCACTGGCTTCCAGACCCACATGGGCCAGCCGGTGCCAGAGGGCAGCGGGTTGATCGACATCGCCCATAGCGCGGGCCTGGTGCTGGTGGATCAGCAGGGTTGGATCCGCGGCCGCTACGGCACCGACCTCGATGGACTGGAGGAGGTGCTGCATCGCTCGATGCACGTCCTGCTCGAGGATCGCCGCTGA
- a CDS encoding ABC transporter permease, translating into MSEQATSQPSAAGMTSALAPSGASPEARSCLAEELSVISTLWRRDMLHLLRERSRWLGVVLQPLLFWLLLGSGLSGSFRAPQHGGASYLVYFFPGTIVMVLLFTTIFATISVIEDRQSGFLQGVLVAPGSRAATVLGKTAGVTSLALIQAALLLLLAPLAGYPWAEVRWLPLAAVLVLGSAGLTAINFAMAWLLNSSQGYHALMSVVLLPLWVISGAMFPVPDGWLGVVMRLNPLTYIVAAVRLTLGGVGSPIGLLTSCLVLGGMTIAGLAWAVWATGRRPAGSQT; encoded by the coding sequence ATGTCTGAGCAAGCAACGAGTCAACCATCCGCGGCCGGCATGACGAGCGCCCTCGCCCCGAGCGGCGCCAGCCCCGAGGCGCGGAGCTGCCTCGCGGAGGAGCTCAGCGTGATCAGCACGCTGTGGCGGCGTGACATGCTGCACCTGCTGCGCGAGCGCTCGCGCTGGCTCGGGGTAGTGCTGCAACCGCTGCTCTTCTGGCTCCTGCTCGGCAGCGGCCTCTCGGGCAGCTTCCGCGCGCCCCAGCATGGTGGCGCAAGCTACTTGGTCTATTTCTTCCCCGGCACGATCGTCATGGTGCTGCTCTTCACGACGATCTTCGCGACCATCTCGGTCATCGAAGATCGCCAGTCCGGCTTCTTGCAGGGCGTGCTCGTCGCGCCCGGATCGCGCGCCGCGACGGTCCTGGGCAAGACCGCCGGCGTCACCTCGCTGGCGCTGATCCAGGCCGCGCTGCTGCTGCTGCTGGCGCCGCTCGCCGGTTATCCGTGGGCAGAGGTGCGCTGGCTGCCGCTGGCCGCGGTCCTCGTCCTCGGCAGTGCCGGGCTGACGGCGATCAACTTCGCGATGGCCTGGCTGCTCAACTCGTCGCAGGGCTATCACGCGCTGATGAGCGTCGTGCTCCTCCCACTCTGGGTGATCTCGGGCGCGATGTTTCCCGTGCCCGACGGTTGGCTCGGGGTGGTGATGCGCCTCAATCCGCTGACCTATATCGTCGCCGCGGTGCGGCTGACCCTCGGCGGCGTCGGCTCGCCGATCGGCCTGCTCACGAGCTGCCTCGTGCTCGGCGGGATGACCATCGCGGGGCTGGCCTGGGCCGTCTGGGCCACCGGGCGCCGCCCGGCGGGGTCCCAGACATGA
- the rlmKL gene encoding bifunctional 23S rRNA (guanine(2069)-N(7))-methyltransferase RlmK/23S rRNA (guanine(2445)-N(2))-methyltransferase RlmL gives MELVVTGPIKLEAVLAAELRAFGASSVRELEGAVAATGGLELAYRACLWSRVASRVLVPVARYRAENAEAIYQGARRVPWVEHLSVDATLALDVDGNTATNVDNTRFAMLRVKDAIVDELRQRTGRRPTIDARDAALRVHVYLRGDEVQLGIDLAGRGLHRRGYRESVAAPLKENVAAALLLLAEWPALAAEGGWLVDPMTGSATLPIEAALMACDVAPGLLSQPRGFLAWRGHDPALWQRLQREARGRDLRERLRGDGRGRRWRLTGLDRDPGALRAARRAVESAGLQQLVHLERRGVDELATWPAGEASGRATLLVCNPPYGERLGEAAALKGLYLAFSRLLHQRFSGATAWVLSSDAKLTRCLGLKATRSQPVSNGGIACRWLCYPIARSPAPAATLAPSALSAPAETPTPADAPAPRALGEAGGPTLLRLAHSAQAEAFANRLRKMARHWRRWAKRSGVQCYRVYDADIPEYAAVIDVYEQWVHLQEYAPPATVSPERAEERLHDMALLTAEVLQVGAQDLFVKVRERQRGGGQYTRLARSGAFHVVREGGHRFWVNLADRLDTGLFLDQRQVRALVAQESAGKRVLNAFCYTAATTVYAAKGGAVESVSVDLSATYLDWARRNFVLNGVDEGRHRLERADCREWLAHDRQRYDLIYLDPPTFSRSKRMSGDFDVQRDQLPLIAAARARLAPGDVLIFATNARRFRLEPEAVAGADCRELTAATLPPDFARSPRLRQVWRIGPAR, from the coding sequence GTGGAACTCGTCGTCACCGGCCCCATCAAGCTCGAAGCCGTGCTCGCAGCCGAGCTGCGCGCCTTCGGCGCGAGCAGCGTCCGCGAGCTCGAGGGCGCAGTGGCGGCGACGGGTGGGCTCGAGCTGGCCTACCGCGCCTGTCTCTGGTCACGCGTGGCCAGCCGCGTGCTCGTGCCCGTGGCGCGCTATCGCGCCGAGAACGCCGAGGCGATCTATCAGGGCGCGCGGCGGGTGCCGTGGGTCGAGCACCTCTCGGTCGACGCCACGCTCGCGCTCGATGTCGACGGCAATACCGCCACGAACGTCGATAACACGCGCTTCGCGATGCTGCGGGTCAAGGACGCGATCGTCGACGAGCTGCGCCAGCGCACGGGGCGACGTCCGACGATCGATGCGCGCGACGCTGCCCTGCGGGTTCACGTCTACCTGCGCGGCGACGAGGTCCAGCTCGGCATCGACCTGGCGGGGCGAGGGCTGCACCGGCGCGGCTATCGGGAGTCCGTCGCTGCACCGCTGAAGGAGAACGTCGCTGCGGCGCTCTTGCTCTTGGCCGAGTGGCCGGCGCTGGCAGCCGAGGGCGGCTGGCTGGTCGATCCGATGACGGGGTCGGCGACGCTGCCGATCGAGGCGGCGCTGATGGCCTGCGATGTGGCACCGGGGCTGCTCAGTCAGCCGCGGGGCTTCCTCGCCTGGCGTGGCCACGACCCTGCCCTCTGGCAGCGCCTGCAGCGCGAAGCGCGGGGGCGCGACCTGCGCGAGCGCCTGCGCGGCGATGGACGCGGGCGGCGTTGGAGATTGACGGGCCTCGACCGCGATCCCGGCGCGCTGCGCGCCGCACGCCGCGCTGTCGAGAGCGCTGGCCTGCAGCAGCTGGTGCACCTCGAGCGACGGGGGGTCGATGAACTCGCGACCTGGCCGGCAGGGGAGGCGAGCGGTCGCGCGACGCTGCTGGTCTGCAACCCGCCCTATGGGGAGCGACTGGGTGAGGCGGCGGCGCTCAAGGGACTCTACCTGGCCTTCAGTCGGCTCTTGCACCAACGCTTCTCCGGCGCCACCGCCTGGGTCCTGAGCAGTGATGCCAAGCTCACACGCTGCCTCGGGCTGAAGGCGACGCGCAGCCAACCGGTGAGCAACGGCGGAATTGCCTGCCGTTGGCTGTGCTACCCGATCGCCCGGTCGCCTGCGCCTGCCGCGACACTCGCGCCCTCGGCGCTGTCCGCGCCAGCGGAGACGCCGACGCCCGCCGACGCGCCTGCGCCGCGCGCCCTGGGGGAAGCGGGCGGACCGACCTTGCTGCGCCTGGCGCATAGCGCCCAGGCGGAGGCCTTCGCCAACCGCTTGCGCAAGATGGCACGCCACTGGCGGCGCTGGGCGAAGCGCAGCGGGGTGCAATGCTATCGCGTCTACGACGCCGACATCCCCGAGTATGCAGCGGTCATCGACGTCTACGAGCAGTGGGTGCATCTGCAGGAGTACGCACCGCCGGCGACGGTCTCGCCGGAGCGAGCCGAGGAGCGGCTGCACGACATGGCGCTGCTGACGGCGGAGGTGCTGCAAGTCGGCGCCCAGGATCTCTTCGTCAAGGTGCGGGAGCGCCAGCGTGGGGGCGGTCAGTACACGCGACTGGCGCGCAGTGGAGCGTTCCACGTCGTGCGCGAGGGCGGCCACAGATTCTGGGTCAACCTGGCCGATCGGCTCGACACGGGGCTCTTCCTCGATCAGCGGCAGGTGCGCGCGTTGGTTGCGCAGGAGAGCGCCGGCAAGCGCGTGCTCAACGCCTTCTGCTACACGGCGGCGACGACGGTCTATGCGGCCAAGGGCGGCGCAGTGGAGTCCGTGTCGGTCGACCTCTCAGCGACCTATCTCGATTGGGCCCGACGCAACTTCGTGCTCAATGGCGTCGACGAGGGGCGGCATCGCCTCGAGCGCGCTGACTGTCGCGAGTGGCTGGCACACGATCGTCAGCGCTACGATCTGATCTACCTCGACCCACCGACCTTCTCGCGCTCGAAACGGATGAGCGGGGATTTCGATGTTCAGCGCGACCAGCTGCCGCTGATCGCCGCGGCGCGTGCCCGGCTGGCGCCGGGTGACGTGCTGATCTTCGCGACCAACGCGCGTCGCTTCCGCCTGGAACCCGAGGCCGTCGCCGGCGCCGATTGTCGCGAGCTCACGGCCGCCACGCTGCCGCCTGACTTCGCGCGCAGCCCGCGACTGCGCCAGGTGTGGCGCATCGGACCGGCCCGCTGA
- a CDS encoding SDR family oxidoreductase — protein MPETGTRYSPSACWRVLIAGCGYVGTELGCRLAAAGHQVWGLRRQPAALPAGIQPLQADLARPSTLGALPPALDAVVYAAAADRGDDAAYAATYRDGLAHLLDALRAQRQRPRRVIFVSSTSVYGQHEGEWVDEESPAEPARAASRHLLAGETLLANASFPGTTVRLTGIYGPGRTRLVDQVRSGAARLHGGPPSFTNRIHRDDCAGLLAHLLTLADPQPLYLGTDSDPAPQNEVLAWIAKQLGVASPPTSEATPSETAHSSGQNKRCSNRRLLASGYALRYPTFREGYGALLGERALPGDPPSR, from the coding sequence ATGCCTGAGACCGGCACACGCTACAGCCCAAGCGCCTGCTGGCGGGTGCTGATCGCTGGCTGCGGCTATGTCGGCACCGAGCTCGGCTGCCGCCTCGCCGCCGCGGGCCATCAGGTCTGGGGCCTGCGCCGCCAGCCCGCCGCCCTACCCGCGGGTATCCAACCTCTGCAGGCCGACCTCGCGCGACCCAGCACCCTGGGCGCGCTGCCGCCCGCCCTCGACGCGGTGGTCTACGCCGCCGCGGCGGATCGCGGCGACGACGCTGCCTACGCGGCGACCTACCGCGACGGCTTGGCGCATCTGCTCGACGCGCTGCGAGCCCAACGCCAGCGCCCACGGCGCGTGATCTTCGTCTCGAGCACCAGCGTCTACGGGCAGCACGAGGGCGAGTGGGTCGACGAGGAGAGCCCCGCCGAGCCCGCGCGAGCAGCCAGCCGGCACCTGCTGGCCGGCGAGACCTTGCTGGCCAACGCGTCCTTCCCGGGCACGACCGTGCGACTGACTGGCATTTACGGCCCGGGACGCACGCGGCTGGTCGATCAGGTCCGCAGCGGCGCCGCGCGCCTTCACGGGGGCCCACCGAGCTTCACCAACCGGATTCACCGCGATGACTGCGCGGGCTTGCTCGCGCATCTGCTGACGCTCGCCGACCCACAGCCGCTCTATCTCGGCACGGACAGCGACCCAGCACCGCAGAATGAGGTGCTGGCGTGGATCGCAAAGCAGCTCGGCGTTGCATCGCCACCGACGAGCGAAGCGACCCCCTCGGAGACGGCCCATAGCAGCGGCCAAAACAAGCGCTGCAGCAATCGCCGACTGCTCGCCTCAGGCTACGCGCTCCGCTATCCGACCTTTCGCGAGGGCTACGGGGCCTTGCTCGGCGAGCGCGCGCTGCCAGGCGACCCGCCATCCCGCTGA
- a CDS encoding ACT domain-containing protein yields the protein MNQRHVVLTAVGSDRPGIVKAFSGAIHAAGCNLEDSRMAVLAGEFALILLFSGAAEAVLRAEQATAALAEKLEFRIALKDTRAVATALPRRRYRVRLAGADQPGIVHRIGDLIAGHGANIASLESRLTHAAFSGTPVFNLDAEVELPADAAVETLAVQLERLGEELALQIELDPSDGQSHA from the coding sequence ATGAACCAGCGTCACGTCGTCCTCACCGCCGTGGGCTCCGACCGCCCGGGCATCGTCAAGGCCTTCTCCGGCGCGATCCACGCCGCCGGCTGCAACCTCGAGGACAGCCGCATGGCGGTCTTGGCGGGGGAGTTCGCCTTGATCCTGCTCTTCAGCGGCGCCGCCGAGGCTGTCCTGCGAGCCGAGCAGGCCACCGCAGCGCTGGCCGAGAAGCTCGAGTTCCGCATCGCCCTCAAGGATACGCGGGCCGTAGCGACCGCCCTCCCGCGACGCCGCTATCGCGTGCGGCTGGCCGGCGCGGACCAGCCCGGCATCGTCCACCGCATCGGCGATCTCATCGCCGGGCATGGCGCCAACATCGCCTCGCTCGAGTCGCGCCTCACCCATGCGGCCTTCAGCGGGACGCCGGTCTTCAACCTGGATGCCGAGGTGGAGCTGCCCGCGGACGCGGCGGTGGAGACGCTCGCGGTGCAGCTCGAGCGCCTCGGCGAGGAGCTGGCCTTGCAGATCGAGCTCGACCCCAGCGACGGCCAATCCCATGCCTGA
- the udk gene encoding uridine kinase, which produces MVIAIAGGTGSGKTTVARELAAALPAGSAVILDHDAYYRDQRTLPLAERAQLNFDHPDALETELLVTHVETLRQRQPAELPVYDFKTHRRRAETRRVEPAAVVIVEGILVLAHEALRALCDLKVFVDTDADLRVMRRVRRDMEERGRSFASIREQYYGTVRPMHLQFVEPSKRWADLIIPEGGRNAVALDTIVGKLLHVLGG; this is translated from the coding sequence ATGGTGATCGCGATCGCGGGTGGCACCGGTTCGGGCAAGACGACGGTAGCCCGCGAGCTGGCGGCGGCCTTGCCGGCAGGGAGCGCGGTGATCCTGGATCACGATGCGTACTATCGCGATCAGCGGACGCTGCCCCTGGCCGAGCGCGCCCAGCTCAACTTCGATCATCCCGATGCGCTGGAGACAGAGCTCCTGGTGACCCACGTCGAGACGCTGCGGCAGCGTCAGCCGGCGGAGCTGCCGGTCTACGACTTCAAGACCCATCGCCGGCGCGCGGAGACGCGCCGCGTCGAACCGGCGGCCGTGGTGATCGTCGAGGGCATCCTCGTGCTGGCGCACGAAGCGCTCCGCGCCCTCTGCGACCTCAAGGTCTTCGTCGACACCGATGCCGACCTCCGCGTGATGCGGCGCGTGCGGCGCGACATGGAGGAGCGCGGGCGCAGCTTCGCGAGCATTCGCGAGCAGTACTATGGCACCGTGCGCCCGATGCATTTGCAGTTCGTCGAGCCCTCCAAGCGCTGGGCGGATCTGATCATTCCCGAGGGCGGTCGCAACGCCGTCGCGCTCGACACGATCGTCGGCAAGCTGCTACATGTCCTCGGCGGATGA
- a CDS encoding thioredoxin family protein, with translation MGSFEEALARGTGWALLSVFGAGVATSLTPCVYPMIPITVSIFGARRAPTRRAAFWLATCYVMGIAAMYTTMGVLAALGGWAAGSLLASPWVVLPLCALLLALAASMFGLWEIHLPHWLTSRMALVGGRGKRGAFAMGLVGGVIIAPCTGPVLAGLLAYVASTRNVALGASLLFSYASGIGVLFWLLATFAVSLPKAGPWMRFVSGIFGVALVTTALYYLQDLVTPLARYTSSAWHFAAFNAALALGGLLLAQLQREFRAAPLWRVVRKTTGILLASLALLGLLNFVLTPPVKLPWLHDESAALTQATRRRRPILIDFSASWCRPCRLLESRVLTHPAVRRALSRFVLLKVDVSRDTALDRALQAKYRAHELPQLVLLGSDGHEAARGGEGLDPSRLLALLRQVR, from the coding sequence ATGGGTTCCTTCGAAGAAGCCCTGGCGCGGGGCACCGGCTGGGCGCTGCTCAGCGTCTTCGGCGCCGGCGTGGCGACGAGCCTGACGCCCTGCGTCTACCCGATGATACCGATCACCGTCAGCATCTTTGGCGCGCGCCGCGCGCCGACGCGCCGGGCGGCCTTCTGGTTGGCCACCTGCTACGTGATGGGCATCGCGGCGATGTATACGACCATGGGCGTGCTGGCTGCCCTCGGCGGCTGGGCGGCCGGCAGTCTGCTGGCGTCGCCCTGGGTGGTGCTGCCGCTCTGCGCGCTGCTGCTGGCGCTCGCCGCGTCGATGTTTGGCCTCTGGGAGATCCACCTGCCGCACTGGCTGACGAGTCGCATGGCGTTGGTCGGAGGACGGGGCAAGCGTGGCGCCTTCGCCATGGGGTTGGTCGGCGGTGTGATCATCGCGCCCTGCACCGGCCCGGTGCTCGCTGGCCTGCTGGCCTACGTCGCCAGCACCCGCAACGTCGCCCTCGGCGCCAGTCTGCTCTTCAGCTATGCCAGCGGCATCGGCGTGCTCTTCTGGTTGCTCGCGACCTTCGCCGTCAGTCTCCCGAAGGCCGGCCCCTGGATGCGTTTCGTCAGCGGGATCTTCGGCGTGGCCCTGGTCACGACGGCGCTCTACTACCTGCAGGACCTCGTCACCCCGCTGGCGCGCTACACCTCGAGCGCGTGGCACTTCGCCGCCTTCAACGCAGCCCTCGCTCTGGGCGGCCTGCTCCTGGCCCAGCTCCAGCGCGAGTTCCGCGCGGCGCCGCTCTGGCGCGTGGTGCGCAAGACCACCGGCATCCTGCTGGCGAGTCTGGCGCTGCTGGGCCTCTTGAACTTCGTGCTGACACCACCCGTCAAGCTGCCCTGGTTGCACGACGAGAGCGCCGCGCTGACGCAGGCCACGCGCCGCCGGCGACCGATATTGATCGACTTCTCGGCCTCGTGGTGTCGCCCCTGCCGGCTGCTGGAGAGCCGCGTACTCACGCATCCGGCCGTGCGACGCGCGCTCAGCCGCTTCGTGCTGCTGAAGGTCGACGTCTCACGCGACACCGCCCTCGACCGCGCGCTGCAAGCCAAGTACCGCGCCCACGAGCTGCCGCAGCTCGTCCTGCTCGGCAGCGACGGCCACGAGGCGGCGCGCGGCGGCGAGGGACTCGATCCCAGCCGCCTGCTGGCGCTGCTACGGCAGGTGCGCTGA